A single genomic interval of Acidovorax sp. 1608163 harbors:
- a CDS encoding MarR family winged helix-turn-helix transcriptional regulator — translation MSTNRPAQIFEAMHDLVHVYRARMMEGVASIHPELTHNEVRALMFVGRHPGATQKELVQHASADKAQIARLVALLLDKGWLQCAPHEHDKRSRCLHLSPQGQALFNAVRQARSTLAADLLQPVPAASQAQLLDLLEQLRGQLGR, via the coding sequence ATGTCCACGAACCGCCCCGCCCAGATTTTTGAAGCCATGCACGACCTGGTGCATGTGTACCGCGCCCGCATGATGGAGGGGGTGGCATCCATCCACCCTGAGCTGACGCACAACGAGGTGCGCGCCCTCATGTTCGTGGGGCGCCACCCCGGCGCCACGCAAAAAGAACTGGTGCAACACGCCAGCGCCGACAAGGCCCAGATCGCCCGCCTGGTGGCCCTGCTGCTGGACAAAGGCTGGCTGCAATGTGCCCCGCACGAGCACGACAAACGCAGCCGCTGCCTGCACCTGAGCCCCCAGGGTCAAGCCCTGTTCAACGCCGTGCGCCAGGCCCGCAGCACCCTGGCCGCCGACCTGCTCCAGCCCGTGCCCGCTGCATCGCAAGCCCAGTTGCTGGACTTGTTGGAGCAGTTGCGGGGGCAGTTAGGGCGCTAG